In Dolichospermum sp. DET69, the genomic stretch TAACCTTTTGTGTCACTTGAGGATTTTGCTCAGGAATGGCAATAATTTTAGGTTTCATTGTTGTTATACTTTCTGTTACAATTACTGTTAGTTGTTGCATTGTTTTGGTTGCATAACGCCATCATTTTGAGCGCGTTAGCGCATCTACCCATGTTAATATTCAACTAAAACTTAAAGTTTTTGAGTTAAGTTGGTATCAACTATTCATGATTTCGTAAATATCAAAAGTTACATCTGCCACTAAATATGAAACTCATCAAAAAATCTGACAAACTCCTTCAAGAAACACAAATTATAGATAAAACAAAAGAGCCAAATCTGCAAGTTGATTTTATTAATAAAATAGAGGAAATAGCAGTTGAAGAACAGCTAAAACGAGATAAAGAGTATCAAGAGCCTAACTATGTGCCAATGCGTGTTAATCCTGTAATTCTATCTGTTGGCAAGACGGGATGGCAGGTTTCTGATATTTGGAAAGATATTAGATTGGATAGTTTTTAACTATTACTTAATTCCACTGCTTTTTGATTGGTGAATTTTTATAAAAAGTGTGGTTATGTCTAGTGGTTATTATCCCGTTATTCTTTATCCACCCTTAGCTAGACGGTTTATTGGTGGTAATCAAGAACAGAAGCATCTCAAAGCTTCATTTCAAGGATGTGTGGCATTACCAAATGATAAGAGTACAGCCAAGCAAGGTGTGAGTAAAAAGCAGTTTTTTCGGCATTTACTGGCGGCTTTTTCTGGAAATTTGATTTGTCAAGCGGTTGAGTTTGAAATTCCAGGTTTTTCTCTCCGCTACTCGGCTGATTTTATCTTTTATCATCACTCATCTGGGTTAGCTCTCGATATAGAGATTGATGAACCTTATACTGGAGACAAGGGTAAACCTCACCACTGTATTGATGTTGATGATGATAAAATTCGTAACCGATTTTTCTTAGAACGGAATTGGGGTGTAATCAGATTTGCAGAGATTCAGGTGGTGCATCATCCTTGGAATTGTTGTAAGGTTATTGCTCAAACAATTGCTAAGTTGACAGGAGATAATAGTGTGTTTATGCTGCTTCAAAGATTAGCTGATGTACCTTTACAAAAATGTTGGACAAGGCGTGAAGCTAGGCTGATGGCTAAGAATAATTATCGTCAGTCTTATTTGCCAAAAATGCTAAAATAAAGCGATATATTATTGTTCCAATACAAAAAAACATTTACAATATATTTCAGAGCCTTCTGGTTAAAATCTCTTAATAGGAATTTTATAAAGATGCAACAAATAACTTTTTCTCTCGGTCAGCAGCAAAAGCAAGACAAGCCTTAATATCTTCAGAGGTCAGTTCTGAAAAATCTTCCAAAATTTCGGTTTCTGTCATCCCACCTGCTAAATATTCTAAAATGTCGTACACAGTTATACGCATTCCTCGAATACAAGGTTTTCCACTGCGTTTTCCAGATTCAATCGTAATAATGTCTTGATAACTCATGATCTCTCCTGCGGTTTAATCTTTAGTTTATATAGATTCTAGAGTTTCGACATCTGATTGAAAATCCTCTACATCATAATTGATACAAAGTCCCCGTAAAACAAGTTGATGTTGAAACTCAATTACTGTGAGTCCAGTCCAAGCACGAACTTTACCACTACTAATTTTTTCTTGCTGATAAAGCATAATAGCGATTTCTAATTTTAGTTCCCCTTCCGTCATTTTGCTGGCTCGGAGAATATCATCAGGTATTAAGACACTCATAAACAAGTTTACAATTGTAATTTATCTAATTTTAGGATAATTCATAGGGTGATAGATGGAATAGGTAGCGATCGCTCAAAATAATTAATACAAAGTCCCCATAAAGCAACCATAAGGTGTTTTATAGGATTTTTAAAACAGCCCATTATGCTACAATGTACTTCTTTTTAACAAAAAGAAATTGCTCCCACTCATAAAAAAGAGCAGCAAGCTACATCGCAATATGGTATTGCTTTAATCCAACTATAAAAAATCAGGTTGTTTAAGTAGAAACTTAATATTCAGGTTCTACTTTAACTAAGTGCAAAACCAAGTATCGCTTAATCTCATCATGAATCTCTTGCGGCAACACAGATATCAAACAGGCAATTAAAAAGGCTTTAATTTCTATCGTCGCTGCATTCACAGCCCTAGAAAACCCTTGCCAGCCAAGATGTTCACTAAACGTAATCACATCTTCAATGATCATTTCCGCCGATTCACCCCCGCCTTCACAGTCATACTTAAGCAGAGGTAAATACTCATCAATAAACCACTGTTCCTCCTTAGTCAAAACCTCCAAAGAATTATTATTAACCCTATAAAGAGAGTTATATAGGAGTAGTAATAATTTTTTAAAGCTGTTCCACCCCCCAAAATACTTCTTAGCAACTTGACTGAGCCAGGATTGAGAAATCCCAGCAGCTTTAGCTAATACCCCCTGACGAACCTTCTGCCAATCTGTCACCCCTGCTGCCACCAGTTGCTTGAATGCTGTTAATATGCCCTTACGTGTCTGTTGGATTTCCGTTCCGGCATCTGGACAAATATCAACAGCATCAGACTTAATGAACCTAGCATTAGGGTAATAGTCCGCTAAATAGGACAAATCTTTCTCACTAACCACATAATAAGTTACCCGCTCTGCCCTGCGATTAGCTCTAGTTCTACCTACACACTGCACAACCTCAGTCTGAACCAGATGATTAATCACCTCTTGAAAAGCTTCATTCTCTTTACCAACACTTCTATCTCCCGTTAAAGTTATATAAGCTTGTTCAGATGCTCCAATATCTTGATAGGGAGTACCAAAACTACAAATAGCTTGCTTATTTTCATAAGCATTACTACCACGATTATCAACAAACCAATATCCATCACCCTTGTTTTTATGTGCTAAGTGGTCTATGTAAGCAATATTGCCATCATGACGCAAATCTAATTCTTTTCTTAATGCCGTAACTCGTTCTTTTAACGGTTCGCTACGGTCTTTATTCAGCAATCCAAAGCCCGTAATTTGGTGAATAGTCAGATTACTATAATCAGGTGGGATTTCCGATATCACCAATATTTCCTCTGGATTAATCCCCAACTGCATA encodes the following:
- a CDS encoding UPF0175 family protein — its product is MSVLIPDDILRASKMTEGELKLEIAIMLYQQEKISSGKVRAWTGLTVIEFQHQLVLRGLCINYDVEDFQSDVETLESI
- a CDS encoding DUF433 domain-containing protein, which encodes MSYQDIITIESGKRSGKPCIRGMRITVYDILEYLAGGMTETEILEDFSELTSEDIKACLAFAADREKKLFVASL